The DNA segment ACGAGGGCAAGATCCTTCTTGCCTTGTACGGAGGAGATACCAGCTTCCACGCCTGCGGCGGAAAAGCCCTGTGCAAAGGTAACGCTCACGGTGCCACTCCAATCTTGGTAAGGCCTTGATCCTCAGGCAGACCCAAGGCAATGTTCAGTGATTGCACCGCTTGCCCGGCGGTGCCTCGGTTCAGGTTGTCGATTGCGGCGAACGCGATGATACGGCCCGCATTGCGGTCGGTGACCACCTGCAGGTGCGCGGCGTTCGAGCCGATGACGTTGCCGGTGGACGGCAGCATGCCTTCCGGCAGCACGACCATGAAATCCTGGTCTTCGTAGGCTGTGGTCCAGGCCTCGCGAATCTGCGCGTCGGTCATGGCCTTGGCCTTCTCGCTCATGGTCGCGCTTACCGTGGCGAGAATGCCACGGGACATCGGCGCAAGCACCGGGGTGAAGCTCAGGGTGAAATCCTTCGCATCCGCGGCGTTCCTGCCCGCGGCATGGGCGAAGTTCTGCAGAATCTCGGGGATATGGCGGTGCGTGCCGCCCACGCCGTACGGCAGAGCCGCCTGCAACGCCTCGGCGGCGAGCAGATTGGTACGCTTAAGGTTCTTGCCTGCACCGGAATATCCCACGACCAGATCGGCCACAATGCTTTTCGACTCGACGAGCCCCTGGGCGATGCCCGGCTGCATGGCCAGCGTGGTGGCGGTGACGTTGCAGCCCGGGCCGGCGATACGTTTAGTTCCGGGAAGGGCCGACCGCTGACGCAGATACGTGCCGTTGGCGTCGGTGCCGACGATCAGCTCGGGCATGCCGTAGGTCCAATGCTCATAGAAGTCGCCGCCATAGAAGGCATCCCATGCGCTACGCTCCTCGAGGCGGTGGTCGGCGCCCAGATCGACGACGACGGATTCGGGGTCGAGCTGCGAAGCGAGCTTGCCGGAAGCACCGTGCGGCAGGGCGAGAATGATGACATCGTGCCCGTTAAGCACCTCGGGGGTGGTGTCCTGCACGACCAGATCCGCCAACTGGGGAATGTGCGGCATGTGCTTCGCCATCGACTCGCCCACGGACGAATGCCCGGCCACACAGGTCACTTCAAAATCCGGGTGGGCCGCAAGGAT comes from the Bifidobacterium angulatum DSM 20098 = JCM 7096 genome and includes:
- the argC gene encoding N-acetyl-gamma-glutamyl-phosphate reductase — its product is MAKYTVAVAGATGYAGGEALRILAAHPDFEVTCVAGHSSVGESMAKHMPHIPQLADLVVQDTTPEVLNGHDVIILALPHGASGKLASQLDPESVVVDLGADHRLEERSAWDAFYGGDFYEHWTYGMPELIVGTDANGTYLRQRSALPGTKRIAGPGCNVTATTLAMQPGIAQGLVESKSIVADLVVGYSGAGKNLKRTNLLAAEALQAALPYGVGGTHRHIPEILQNFAHAAGRNAADAKDFTLSFTPVLAPMSRGILATVSATMSEKAKAMTDAQIREAWTTAYEDQDFMVVLPEGMLPSTGNVIGSNAAHLQVVTDRNAGRIIAFAAIDNLNRGTAGQAVQSLNIALGLPEDQGLTKIGVAP